The following proteins are co-located in the Mus caroli chromosome 7, CAROLI_EIJ_v1.1, whole genome shotgun sequence genome:
- the LOC110299209 gene encoding olfactory receptor 51B6-like, producing MPVIWLNTSTYPFLLTGFPGLEKAHHLISLPLLMAYISILLGNGTLLFIIKDDHNLHEPMYYFLGMLAATDLGVTLTTMPTVLGVLWLNHREIGHEACFSQAYFIHSLSIVESGVLLAMAYDRFIAIRNPLRYTTILTDTKVIKIGIGVVMRAGLSIMPIIIRLHWFPYCRSHVLSHAFCLHQDVIKLACADITFNRLYPVMVVFCMGLLDFLIICFSYILILKTVMGIASTDERAKALNTCVSHICCILVFYVTVVGLTFIHRFGKNIPHIVHITMSYICFLFPPFMNPVIFSIKTKQIQSGLLRLFSLPYSRTRL from the coding sequence ATGCCTGTAATTTGGCTCAACACCtcaacctacccattcctgctcACAGGCTTCCCAGGTCTGGAAAAAGCCCATCACCTGATCTCCCTCCCATTATTGATGGCCTATATCTCCATATTGCTTGGCAATGGCACCCTCCTTTTCATCATTAAGGATGATCATAACCTCCATGAGCCCATGTATTATTTCTTAGGTATGCTGGCAGCTACGGATCTTGGAGTAACATTGACCACCATGCCCACAGTGCTGGGTGTACTATGGTTAAATCACAGGGAAATTGGCCATGAAGCCTGCTTCTCTCAGGCCTATTTTATCCATAGTCTTTCTATTGTGGAGTCAGGGGTCTTGCTTGCCATGGCCTATGACCGTTTCATTGCCATTCGCAACCCATTAAGGTATACCACCATCCTTACTGATACTAAGGTAATAAAGATTGGCATAGGTGTAGTGATGAGGGCTGGTCTGTCAATCATGCCAATAATCATTCGCCTGCATTGGTTTCCCTATTGTCGCTCCCATGTACTCTCTCATGCTTTCTGTCTACACCAAGATGTCATCAAGCTAGCCTGTGCTGACATCACATTCAATCGTCTCTATCCTGTTATGGTTGTATTTTGCATGGGACTTTTGGATTTCttgattatttgtttttcctATATTTTGATTCTCAAGACTGTCATGGGCATTGCTTCTACAGATGAGCGGGCCAAGGCTCTCAACACATGTGTCTCCCATATCTGTTGCATCTTGGTCTTCTATGTCACTGTGGTTGGTTTGACATTTATTCACAGGTTTGGAAAGAATATTCCTCATATTGTACATATAACAATGAGCTACATCTGCTTCCTTTTCCCACCGTTTATGAACCCTGTCATCTTCAGTATTAAGACCAAACAGATTCAGAGTGGTTTGCTTCGCTTGTTCTCACTGCCTTATTCTAGAACTCGACTCTGA
- the LOC110299432 gene encoding olfactory receptor 51V1-like: MSVFLMSNLSASRFVLTGFPGLEVYYILFAIPFSTIYAMVLLGNCMILHVIRTESSLHQPMFYFLAMLALTDLCMGLSTVHTVLGILWGFLQEISLDACIAQSYFIHGLSFMESSVLLAMSFDRYIAICNPLRYSSILTNDRILKIGVAILCRSSMLIPPVIIRLKFLNYCRPHFLSHSFCLHQDLIRMACSDICFNSFYALSLVICTLLLDAVLILASYVMILHTVLSIASREERIKSLQTCVSHISAVLVFYIPIIGLTMVHRFGKHLSPLVQVLMGNIYILFPPFMNPIIYSIKTQQIRVRIQRLFSLNGT, translated from the coding sequence ATGTCAGTTTTCTTAATGTCAAACTTAAGTGCCTCTAGATTTGTTCTCACTGGATTTCCTGGCCTGGAAGTCTACTACATCTTGTTTGCCATTCCTTTCTCAACCATCTATGCAATGGTGTTACTGGGAAACTGCATGATACTTCATGTGATCCGAACAGAGTCAAGCCTGCACCAGCCCATGTTCTATTTCCTGGCCATGTTAGCACTCACAGACTTGTGCATGGGTCTGTCTACTGTGCACACGGTGCTGGGAATTCTTTGGGGATTTCTTCAAGAGATCAGCCTTGATGCCTGCATTGCACAGTCTTACTTCATTCACGGTTTGTCCTTCATGGAGTCCTCTGTCCTCCTCGCCATGTCCTTTGACCGCTACATTGCCATTTGCAACCCTCTACGCTATTCCTCCATCCTAACCAATGACAGAATCCTGAAAATCGGAGTGGCCATCTTATGTAGGAGTTCTATGCTCATTCCTCCNGTTATTATCCGCCTGAAGTTCTTAAATTACTGCCGGCCTCATTTCCTCTCCCACTCTTTCTGCCTGCACCAAGACTTGATTCGAATGGCTTGTTCAGATATTTGCTTTAACAGTTTCTATGCTCTGTCTCTGGTGATCTGCACCCTGTTACTGGATGCAGTGCTCATTCTTGCCTCCTACGTGATGATCCTGCACACAGTTCTATCCATTGCATCCAGGGAGGAGAGAATCAAGTCTTTGCAAACATGTGTATCTCACATCTctgctgttttggttttctaCATCCCCATCATTGGTCTGACCATGGTTCACCGCTTTGGGAAGCATCTCTCTCCTCTGGTTCAGGTCCTCATGGGCAACATTTATATCCTTTTCCCACCTTTTATGAACCCCATTATATACAGTATCAAGACTCAGCAGATCCGAGTGAGAATTCAGAGACTGTTTTCCTTGAATGGAACCTAA
- the LOC110298675 gene encoding olfactory receptor 52Z1-like — protein sequence MTTSSTTLNYTNVRDIWYTMIGIPGLEESHIWISIPICSMYIVAIAGNALLLFLIITERSLHEPMYLFLSMLALADIFLSTVTTPKMLAIFWFQAAGISFASCVSQMFFLHFIFVAESAILLAMAFDRYVAICYPLRYTTILTPSVIIKMGIAAVIRSFFICFPLIFLVYRLTYCGKSIIRHSYCEHMGIARLACDSIKVNIYYGMIVALFSICLDAVLIIVSYALILCAVFRIPSRDARLKALGTCGSHVCVILLFYTPAFFSFFAHRFGGHSIPLHVHILLANLYVVVPPSVNPIIYGVRTKQIQERIIQMFSLGKSFC from the coding sequence ATGACAACATCTTCAACCACTTTAAATTATACCAATGTCAGAGATATCTGGTACACCATGATTGGGATCCCAGGATTGGAAGAATCACACATATGGATCTCAATCCCCATCTGTTCAATGTACATAGTGGCCATTGCAGGCAATGCACTGCTATTATTCCTGATCATCACTGAACGCAGCCTACATGAACCCATGTACCTTTTCCTGTCTATGTTGGCACTAGCTGATATCTTTCTGTCTACAGTCACAACACCAAAAATGTTAGCAATCTTCTGGTTCCAAGCTGCAGGCATCTCTTTTGCTAGCTGTGTATCTCAAATGTTTTTCCTCCACTTCATATTTGTGGCAGAATCTGCAATACTGCTGGCTATGGCATTTGACCGTTACGTGGCCATCTGCTATCCACTAAGATACACCACCATTCTAACCCCATCTGTCATCATCAAAATGGGTATTGCAGCTGTAATTAGAAGCTTCTTCATCTGCTTCCCCCTGATCTTTCTTGTCTATAGGCTCACCTATTGTGGGAAGAGCATCATTCGTCACTCATACTGTGAACACATGGGCATTGCCAGGTTGGCCTGTGACAGCATCAAGGTCAATATTTACTATGGCATGATAGTGGCTCTATTTTCCATTTGCCTAGATGCAGTGCTGATCATTGTCTCATATGCCCTTATCCTTTGTGCTGTGTTTAGAATTCCTTCTCGAGATGCCCGACTCAAGGCTCTAGGTACTTGTGGTTCCCATGTCTGTGTTATTCTTCTGTTCTATACAccagcattcttttctttctttgctcatCGTTTTGGGGGTCACAGTATACCACTGCATGTGCACATTCTCCTTGCCAATCTGTATGTGGTAGTACCACCCTCTGTCAACCCCATCATTTATGGAGTGAGGACTAAACAAATTCAGGAAAGGAttattcaaatgttttctttgggCAAGTCATTTTGTTGA